Genomic DNA from Carnobacterium divergens DSM 20623:
AGATAATGACTTGATTGAACCAGAAGTTGTTGCGCAAGACTTCTTAAAAGAACACGATTATTTTAGCAAAGGAGACAACTAAAATTATGGAAAATATGAATTTATTTGAGCAATTGATTTATTATTTTAATCAAAATGGCTCCTATGTTTTCAGCCAATTTATGCGCCACTTTTTAATCTCCATTTATGGTGTATTATTTGCAGCCGTGATTGGGATACCAATTGGGATATGGATTGCCCGTCATACGAAATTAGCTAGTTGGGTCATTGGTATGGCAAATGTGATTCAAACGATTCCTTCATTAGCAATGTTGTCTATTTTGATGTTAGGCTTAGGATTGGGCGTAAACACTGTTATTGTGACTGTCTTTTTATATTCATTATTGCCAATTATCAAGAATGCTTATACAGGTTTGAGAAGCGTTGATCGTAATATTTTAGATTCAGGAAAAGGAATGGGAATGACGAAATTCCAAATTCTTTATATGGTAGAATTGCCACTGTCGCTATCCGTAATTATGGCAGGGATTCGAAA
This window encodes:
- a CDS encoding ABC transporter permease, with protein sequence MENMNLFEQLIYYFNQNGSYVFSQFMRHFLISIYGVLFAAVIGIPIGIWIARHTKLASWVIGMANVIQTIPSLAMLSILMLGLGLGVNTVIVTVFLYSLLPIIKNAYTGLRSVDRNILDSGKGMGMTKFQILYMVELPLSLSVIMAGIRNALVVAIGITAIGSFIGAGGLGDIITRGTNATDGTAIILAGALPTAFMAIISDLVLGFFERKLDPVQATSKI